In Halocalculus aciditolerans, the following are encoded in one genomic region:
- a CDS encoding SAM hydrolase/SAM-dependent halogenase family protein, with product MLTLASDFGTPYPAAMKGVILQRTDARLVDVAHDFPRQDVRTAAFWLRETLPQFPPAVHLAVVDPGVGTDRRALVVRAGDHVLVAPDNGLVRPAARALADGGAADVECYEYHYADDATESTTFHGRDVFAPAAAEIHERGAAALYEVDAISRIDDAVDLAFPEPDVGDDRAWGEVLVVDDFGNAITNIPGGFLDGRDAVSVNGTRAPVEPAYANVDAGDRLVTVGSHGYAELAANRGRGADAFAVGVGDSVELD from the coding sequence ATGCTCACGCTCGCGAGCGACTTCGGGACGCCCTACCCGGCCGCGATGAAGGGCGTCATCCTCCAGCGCACGGACGCACGACTCGTCGACGTCGCCCACGACTTCCCGAGACAGGACGTCCGCACCGCCGCGTTCTGGCTGCGCGAGACGCTCCCTCAGTTCCCGCCCGCCGTCCACCTCGCCGTCGTCGACCCCGGCGTCGGCACGGACCGCCGCGCGCTCGTCGTCCGCGCCGGCGACCACGTCCTCGTCGCGCCCGACAACGGCCTCGTCCGCCCCGCGGCCCGCGCGCTCGCCGACGGCGGTGCGGCGGACGTCGAGTGCTACGAGTACCACTACGCGGACGACGCGACCGAGAGCACGACGTTCCACGGCCGCGACGTCTTCGCGCCCGCCGCCGCCGAAATCCACGAACGAGGCGCGGCGGCCCTCTACGAGGTCGACGCTATCTCACGAATCGACGACGCCGTCGACCTCGCCTTCCCGGAACCCGACGTCGGCGACGACCGCGCGTGGGGCGAAGTCCTCGTCGTCGACGACTTCGGGAACGCCATCACGAACATCCCCGGTGGCTTCCTCGACGGTCGCGACGCCGTCTCGGTGAACGGGACGCGCGCGCCCGTCGAACCCGCGTACGCGAACGTCGACGCGGGCGACCGGCTCGTGACGGTCGGGAGCCACGGCTACGCGGAGTTAGCAGCGAATAGAGGCCGCGGCGCGGACGCGTTCGCGGTCGGCGTCGGCGACTCGGTCGAGCTCGATTAG
- a CDS encoding ABC transporter ATP-binding protein, whose amino-acid sequence MGSVDVDGVSKEFDGATALDDVSLSVRDGEFFSLVGPSGCGKTTTLRAIAGLEPPTRGTIRFDGADVAGVPVEERGVGLVFQQYALFEHMTVAENVAYGLRFHDPPDGSTEAERVADLLDLVDLAGFEERDPGELSGGQQQRVALARALAPGPDLLLLDEPMSALDARLRDRLRRNVKEIQRDLGVTTVYVTHDQAEALAVSDRVAVMHGGRVEQVGTPREVYRAPETRFVASFVGENNLFDGTVTAVDAPDEGGQTVTVAVDDHAFRVRSDRDASVGDAVTVCVRPEHLDVAVDANQFEVTVGTAEFQGARTTVHAAWDDRDVVVTTDAPPEERATATLGFRPDDAVLV is encoded by the coding sequence GTGGGTAGCGTCGACGTCGACGGGGTCTCGAAAGAGTTCGACGGAGCGACCGCGCTCGACGACGTTTCGCTCAGCGTCCGAGACGGCGAGTTCTTCTCGCTCGTCGGCCCCTCGGGCTGTGGGAAGACGACGACGCTCCGCGCCATCGCGGGCCTCGAACCCCCGACGCGGGGCACGATTCGGTTCGACGGCGCGGACGTCGCCGGCGTCCCCGTCGAGGAGCGCGGGGTCGGCCTCGTCTTCCAGCAGTACGCGCTCTTCGAACACATGACCGTCGCGGAGAACGTCGCCTACGGCCTGCGGTTCCACGACCCCCCCGACGGGTCGACGGAAGCGGAGCGCGTCGCCGACCTCCTCGACCTCGTCGACCTCGCGGGGTTCGAAGAGCGCGACCCCGGCGAACTCTCCGGCGGTCAACAGCAACGCGTCGCGCTCGCCCGCGCCCTCGCGCCCGGCCCGGACCTCCTCCTGCTCGACGAGCCGATGAGCGCGCTCGACGCGCGCCTCCGCGACCGCCTCCGCCGCAACGTCAAGGAGATTCAGCGCGACCTCGGCGTGACGACCGTCTACGTGACACACGACCAGGCGGAGGCGCTCGCGGTCTCGGACCGCGTCGCCGTCATGCACGGCGGCCGCGTCGAACAGGTCGGCACGCCCCGCGAGGTCTATCGCGCGCCCGAGACGCGATTCGTCGCGTCCTTCGTCGGCGAGAACAACCTCTTCGACGGCACCGTCACCGCCGTCGACGCGCCGGACGAGGGCGGCCAAACCGTCACGGTCGCCGTCGACGACCACGCCTTCCGCGTGCGCTCCGACCGCGACGCCTCGGTCGGCGACGCTGTCACCGTCTGCGTCCGCCCCGAACACCTCGACGTCGCCGTCGACGCGAACCAGTTCGAGGTCACTGTGGGGACCGCGGAGTTCCAGGGCGCACGCACCACCGTCCACGCCGCCTGGGACGACCGCGACGTCGTCGTCACCACCGACGCCCCCCCCGAGGAACGCGCGACCGCGACCCTCGGCTTCCGCCCCGACGACGCCGTCCTCGTCTGA
- a CDS encoding PINc/VapC family ATPase, with translation MKIVPDTSVVVDGRISELVESGEYAGATVIVPEAVVGEVEAQANSGREIGWDALSELQRLAELADDGEIELRYVGERATEPDIERAAAGAIDALIRDIAQAEGATFVTSDIVQAEVAEAKQIDVEYLEPRERERGALAVEEFFDDETMSVHLREGVVPMAKRGSVGDVHYEPVGDAELTVAELKEFASEIMDVAKRDDDAFIELRERGMTIAQVRDMRIAIAEPPFADGYEITAVRPVVKTTMDDYSFAGELEERLLERDRGVLIAGAPGAGKSTFGQAVAEFLAGHDQVVKTMEKPRDLQVDERITQYTELGGSMENTADSLLMVRPDYTIYDEVRKTDDFEVFADMRLAGVGMIGVVHATRPIDALQRLVGRVELGMIPQIVDTVVYIEAGDIETVYDVKTEVKVPEGLMEEDLARPVIQVADFETGKPAYEIYTFNRQVVTVPLDEESGGTQESGVDKLAKNEIEREIQAATRGPVEVEIQGGNRAIVYVSESDISHVIGKGGGRISDIENRLGVSIDVRTLDEYPGNASSGTTESRGGSSSGAGGSAREGDIATPEITSRHIIVPVDNAEPGQTVEVQADGEYLFTATVGRGGEIKVSRGSAIAEELERAIDREHMITVSVQ, from the coding sequence ATGAAGATCGTCCCGGACACGAGCGTGGTCGTCGACGGCCGCATCTCCGAGCTGGTGGAGAGCGGCGAGTACGCCGGGGCCACGGTTATCGTTCCGGAAGCCGTCGTCGGCGAAGTCGAGGCGCAGGCGAACAGTGGGAGAGAGATCGGCTGGGACGCCCTCTCGGAGCTCCAGCGGCTCGCGGAGCTCGCGGACGACGGAGAGATCGAACTCCGGTACGTCGGCGAGCGCGCGACCGAGCCGGACATCGAGCGGGCGGCCGCGGGCGCTATCGACGCCCTCATCCGCGACATCGCGCAGGCGGAGGGCGCGACGTTCGTGACGAGCGACATCGTGCAGGCGGAGGTCGCGGAGGCGAAGCAGATCGACGTCGAATACCTCGAACCGAGGGAGCGCGAGCGCGGCGCGCTCGCCGTCGAGGAGTTCTTCGACGACGAGACGATGAGCGTCCACCTCCGCGAGGGCGTCGTGCCGATGGCGAAACGCGGGAGCGTCGGCGACGTCCACTACGAGCCGGTCGGTGACGCCGAACTCACCGTGGCGGAGCTGAAGGAGTTCGCGTCGGAGATCATGGACGTCGCGAAGCGCGACGACGACGCGTTCATCGAGCTCAGAGAGCGCGGGATGACCATCGCGCAGGTCCGCGATATGCGTATCGCCATCGCGGAGCCGCCGTTCGCGGACGGCTACGAAATCACGGCCGTGCGCCCGGTCGTGAAGACGACGATGGACGACTACTCGTTCGCGGGCGAACTCGAAGAACGCCTCCTCGAACGCGACCGCGGGGTCCTCATCGCCGGCGCGCCGGGCGCGGGGAAATCCACGTTCGGACAGGCGGTGGCGGAGTTCCTCGCGGGCCACGACCAGGTCGTGAAGACGATGGAGAAGCCGCGCGACCTCCAGGTCGACGAGCGCATCACGCAGTACACGGAACTCGGCGGCTCCATGGAGAACACCGCGGACTCCCTCCTCATGGTCCGCCCGGACTACACCATCTACGACGAAGTCCGGAAGACGGACGACTTCGAGGTCTTCGCGGACATGCGACTCGCCGGCGTCGGCATGATCGGCGTCGTGCACGCGACGCGACCCATCGACGCGCTCCAGCGCCTCGTCGGCCGCGTCGAGCTCGGCATGATTCCGCAGATCGTCGACACTGTGGTGTATATCGAAGCCGGTGACATCGAGACGGTCTACGACGTGAAGACGGAGGTGAAGGTGCCCGAGGGCCTCATGGAGGAGGACCTCGCGCGCCCCGTCATCCAGGTGGCCGACTTCGAGACCGGGAAACCGGCCTACGAGATCTACACGTTCAACCGCCAGGTCGTCACCGTCCCGCTCGACGAGGAGAGCGGCGGCACGCAGGAGTCCGGCGTCGACAAGCTCGCGAAGAACGAGATCGAACGCGAGATTCAGGCCGCGACGCGCGGCCCCGTCGAGGTCGAGATTCAGGGCGGCAACAGAGCCATCGTCTACGTCTCGGAGAGCGACATCAGCCACGTCATCGGGAAGGGCGGCGGCCGCATCTCCGACATCGAGAACCGCCTCGGCGTCAGCATCGACGTCCGCACGCTCGACGAATACCCGGGAAACGCCAGTAGCGGGACGACCGAGTCGCGCGGCGGGAGTTCGAGCGGGGCCGGCGGGAGCGCCCGGGAGGGCGACATCGCGACCCCCGAGATCACCTCGCGGCACATCATCGTCCCCGTCGACAACGCCGAACCCGGCCAAACAGTGGAAGTCCAGGCGGACGGCGAATACCTCTTCACCGCGACCGTCGGTCGCGGCGGCGAGATCAAGGTCTCCCGCGGGAGCGCCATCGCCGAAGAACTCGAACGCGCTATCGACCGCGAACACATGATCACCGTCTCGGTGCAGTAA
- a CDS encoding type II toxin-antitoxin system HicB family antitoxin, translating to MSTGREIRLVEEDDGWWSAIDEAAGVASQGETRREALADLDEAVAVTEDARTDDTPAPEPDAPWFDDE from the coding sequence ATGAGCACTGGGCGTGAGATTCGGCTCGTCGAGGAGGACGACGGGTGGTGGTCCGCAATCGACGAGGCAGCCGGGGTCGCCAGTCAGGGGGAGACCCGCCGGGAGGCGCTCGCGGATCTCGACGAGGCCGTCGCGGTGACCGAAGACGCTCGCACGGACGACACGCCGGCTCCGGAGCCGGACGCCCCGTGGTTCGACGACGAGTAA
- a CDS encoding type II toxin-antitoxin system HicA family toxin — MVSRDVSGRDIVAVLQAFGYRHDRTRGDHAVLKYTHPETGEKRTVTVPPHDRVRIGTLQGIAEQCGANDFREWCRWIDEHR; from the coding sequence ATGGTTTCGCGTGATGTCTCTGGGCGAGACATCGTCGCAGTTCTCCAGGCGTTCGGCTACCGTCACGACCGGACCCGTGGTGACCACGCAGTCTTGAAGTACACGCACCCGGAGACGGGTGAGAAGCGGACAGTGACTGTTCCGCCCCACGACCGCGTCCGTATCGGGACGCTGCAGGGCATCGCCGAGCAGTGCGGCGCGAACGATTTCCGGGAGTGGTGCCGGTGGATCGACGAACACCGCTGA
- a CDS encoding ABC transporter ATP-binding protein, with product MSFGSDDDPFEDVREESGQAMKRLFLEYGSDNKKAFATGVLASIFARVLDLVPMLMLGYAIDTILNQDGTFFGFLPASVQPATRQGELVVAAVVIAGAFLVGAGFHWLRNWGWNSFSQHIQHAVRTDTYDKMQRLNMDFFASKQTGEMMSILSNDVNRLERFLNDGMNSAFRLSVMVLAVAVVLFTINWKLAIITMLPVPVIAWFTYRFVKNIQPEYQDVRSSVGQMNSRLENNLGGIQVIKTSNTEDFEGERVEDVSQGYFDANWGAIRIRIRFFPALRIISGVGFVLTFFVGGYWAVFGGPFGLAGSLSIGDFVIFIQLSQQFIWPMAQFGQIINMYQRARASSERIFGLMDQPSRIVEDPNAQELDVEDGKVVYDDVTFGYDDEAIIEDVSFEVPGGDTLALVGPTGAGKSTVLKLLLRMYDPDEGDIRIDGQDIRNVTLPSLRQAVGYVSQDTFLFYGTVEDNIRYGTFDAEKEDIVEAAKAAEAHEFITNLPDGYDTMVGERGVKLSGGQRQRIDIARAILKDPDILILDEATSDVDTETEMLIQRSLDELTENRTTFSIAHRLSTIKDADQIVVLEDGRIVEHGSHEALLAEDGLYANLWGVQAGEIDELPEEFIERATERTSQVDVDDYDADDEETTPTQD from the coding sequence ATGAGTTTCGGGTCTGACGACGACCCCTTCGAGGACGTCCGGGAGGAGTCCGGACAGGCCATGAAGCGGCTGTTCCTCGAATACGGGTCCGACAACAAGAAAGCGTTCGCGACCGGTGTTCTCGCGAGCATCTTCGCGCGGGTCTTGGACCTCGTACCGATGTTGATGCTCGGGTACGCCATCGACACAATCCTCAATCAGGATGGGACGTTCTTCGGGTTCCTCCCGGCGTCCGTCCAGCCGGCGACGCGGCAGGGTGAACTCGTCGTCGCCGCCGTGGTCATCGCCGGTGCGTTCCTCGTCGGCGCGGGCTTCCACTGGCTGCGGAACTGGGGGTGGAACTCGTTCAGCCAGCACATCCAGCACGCGGTGCGGACGGACACGTACGACAAGATGCAGCGGCTGAACATGGATTTCTTCGCGTCGAAGCAGACGGGCGAGATGATGTCCATCCTCTCGAACGACGTGAATCGCCTGGAGCGCTTCCTGAACGACGGGATGAACTCGGCGTTCCGGCTCAGCGTGATGGTGCTCGCCGTCGCCGTCGTCCTCTTCACCATCAACTGGAAGCTCGCCATCATCACGATGCTTCCCGTCCCCGTCATCGCCTGGTTCACCTACCGGTTCGTGAAGAACATCCAGCCGGAGTACCAGGACGTCCGCTCCTCCGTGGGGCAGATGAACTCGCGGCTGGAGAACAACCTCGGCGGCATCCAGGTCATCAAGACCTCGAACACGGAGGACTTCGAGGGCGAGCGCGTCGAGGACGTGAGCCAGGGCTACTTCGACGCGAACTGGGGGGCGATTCGGATTCGCATCCGCTTCTTCCCGGCGCTCCGCATCATCTCCGGCGTCGGCTTCGTCCTCACCTTCTTCGTCGGCGGTTACTGGGCGGTCTTCGGCGGACCGTTCGGCCTCGCGGGCTCGCTCTCCATCGGGGATTTCGTCATCTTCATCCAGCTCAGCCAGCAGTTCATCTGGCCGATGGCGCAGTTCGGGCAGATCATCAACATGTATCAGCGGGCGCGGGCGTCGAGCGAGCGCATCTTCGGACTGATGGACCAGCCCTCCCGAATCGTCGAGGACCCGAACGCGCAGGAACTCGACGTCGAAGACGGCAAAGTCGTCTACGACGACGTCACGTTCGGGTACGACGACGAGGCCATCATCGAGGACGTCTCCTTCGAGGTGCCGGGCGGGGACACGCTCGCGCTCGTCGGCCCGACGGGCGCGGGGAAGTCGACGGTGTTGAAGCTCCTCTTGCGGATGTACGACCCCGACGAGGGCGACATCCGCATCGACGGGCAGGACATCCGGAACGTGACGCTGCCGAGCCTCCGGCAGGCCGTCGGCTACGTGAGTCAGGACACCTTCCTCTTCTACGGCACCGTCGAGGACAACATCCGGTACGGGACGTTCGACGCGGAGAAGGAGGACATCGTCGAGGCGGCGAAGGCCGCGGAAGCCCACGAGTTCATCACGAACCTCCCGGACGGCTACGACACGATGGTCGGCGAGAGAGGGGTGAAACTCTCGGGCGGGCAGCGCCAGCGCATCGACATCGCGCGCGCCATCCTGAAAGACCCCGACATCCTCATCCTCGACGAGGCGACGAGCGACGTCGACACCGAGACGGAGATGCTCATCCAGCGCAGCCTCGACGAACTCACGGAGAACCGCACCACCTTCTCCATCGCCCACCGCCTCTCCACGATCAAGGACGCCGACCAGATCGTCGTGTTAGAGGACGGCCGCATCGTCGAGCACGGCAGCCACGAAGCCCTCCTCGCCGAGGACGGCCTCTACGCGAACCTCTGGGGCGTCCAAGCGGGCGAAATCGACGAACTCCCCGAGGAGTTCATCGAGCGCGCCACCGAACGCACGAGCCAGGTCGACGTCGACGACTACGACGCCGACGACGAAGAAACGACTCCGACGCAGGACTGA
- a CDS encoding DUF192 domain-containing protein, translating to MRSRSGVVAVVVGCALVAVGVWWVGGGFGGDAENATVTVSDANGTTLGVVSARVADTPQERYRGLSNTASLENGSGMWFVFEEEASRAFVMRDVNYPLDIVFVGADGRITVIHHAATEEPPYEKYRGRAKWVLEVPRGWASARGVDAGDRVTAIYGPR from the coding sequence ATGCGTTCCCGTTCCGGAGTCGTCGCGGTCGTCGTGGGGTGTGCGCTCGTGGCGGTCGGTGTCTGGTGGGTTGGCGGAGGGTTCGGCGGCGACGCCGAGAACGCGACGGTGACGGTGAGCGACGCGAACGGGACGACGCTCGGCGTGGTGTCGGCGCGCGTGGCGGATACGCCGCAGGAGCGGTATCGCGGGCTGTCGAACACGGCGTCGCTCGAAAACGGGTCGGGGATGTGGTTCGTGTTCGAGGAGGAGGCGTCGCGGGCGTTCGTGATGCGGGACGTGAACTACCCGCTGGACATCGTCTTCGTGGGCGCTGACGGCCGGATTACGGTCATCCATCACGCGGCGACCGAAGAACCGCCGTACGAGAAGTACCGCGGGCGGGCGAAGTGGGTGTTGGAGGTGCCTCGGGGGTGGGCGTCGGCGCGCGGCGTCGACGCCGGCGACCGCGTGACGGCCATCTACGGCCCGCGCTAG
- a CDS encoding TatC family protein translates to MAGWLSNQRGIWLVRIAMANSIVSFTSLQLFNEFSNNAQSSITFSLLTGVISGSILIIFVWSILPQDGPPFKKPENEVDFHTPQETWMGSELMVDLGFYYISWYFTVPFFAAFGAVTFSIFTIGWLGPVLGAVIGGVIADYRIWNFKIPKLFPDEFLDEYEGEISSPLKRMRNAVISIIIGIAVSIVAGELTKSGFSATINKILESSNEISFDPSLFGVIFLTTSVFIGGIALGTIAGYLLAVLLTDLYKEGFAPHPIQGTSLANVAKYYDIKLVKAWFLYYIVCLCNHMFDNEDMIKSKQNHIRGLTVKLISIIVVPLVSFGIITFYFSEYYIFNPFLIEAILKPLNPLPSFLIGLFMWAALLIPVLIYQANSFMWPGLKIGEKFLSIKITLFVSLVYTFIFPFPAFASLIIMYILFKIHTLDEEVEFRLVLNMNWKEMPL, encoded by the coding sequence ATGGCAGGGTGGTTGTCAAATCAAAGGGGAATATGGCTTGTAAGAATTGCAATGGCCAACTCGATTGTTTCATTTACATCCTTACAACTATTCAATGAATTTTCTAATAACGCCCAATCATCAATCACATTTAGTTTATTGACTGGTGTTATATCTGGATCTATATTAATTATCTTTGTTTGGTCTATACTCCCTCAAGACGGACCACCATTCAAAAAGCCCGAAAACGAAGTAGATTTTCACACACCTCAAGAGACGTGGATGGGTAGCGAACTAATGGTTGATTTAGGATTCTATTATATTTCTTGGTATTTTACAGTTCCATTTTTTGCGGCCTTTGGTGCAGTTACATTCTCAATTTTTACCATTGGGTGGCTTGGACCGGTTCTCGGTGCTGTAATTGGAGGAGTGATTGCGGATTACCGTATTTGGAATTTCAAAATACCAAAATTATTTCCTGACGAATTTCTTGATGAATATGAAGGAGAAATATCATCACCACTAAAACGAATGAGAAATGCAGTAATATCTATCATTATCGGTATAGCGGTCTCTATCGTAGCCGGCGAATTAACAAAAAGCGGATTTAGTGCGACAATTAATAAGATTCTTGAATCATCAAATGAAATATCGTTTGATCCGTCACTGTTTGGCGTGATTTTCTTGACTACATCTGTATTTATTGGGGGAATTGCGCTCGGTACAATCGCTGGTTATCTGCTTGCAGTATTGTTGACAGATTTGTATAAAGAAGGGTTCGCGCCTCATCCAATTCAGGGAACCTCCTTGGCTAATGTTGCTAAATATTATGACATAAAATTAGTAAAGGCTTGGTTCTTATATTACATAGTATGTTTATGTAACCATATGTTTGATAATGAGGATATGATTAAATCAAAGCAGAATCATATAAGAGGATTAACAGTAAAATTAATTTCGATAATAGTCGTTCCTTTGGTTTCTTTTGGGATTATAACATTTTATTTCAGTGAATATTATATCTTCAACCCATTTCTTATTGAAGCGATTCTAAAACCTCTAAATCCATTACCATCTTTCTTGATAGGTTTGTTTATGTGGGCTGCATTACTAATACCTGTGTTGATTTATCAAGCCAATTCGTTTATGTGGCCGGGACTTAAGATAGGAGAGAAGTTCTTGTCTATAAAAATCACTTTGTTCGTATCATTAGTTTATACCTTCATTTTTCCGTTCCCAGCATTTGCATCACTTATAATAATGTATATATTATTTAAAATACATACGTTAGATGAGGAGGTTGAGTTTAGGTTGGTTCTCAATATGAATTGGAAAGAAATGCCCTTGTGA
- a CDS encoding phage NrS-1 polymerase family protein, whose product MSRFDFTFQQDSEDNTGCGDRFPSRLKDHDQWLVTQDKKPVAPSKGWQKLVNLLTFTEARDKAEQLGGEVAFVFTESGPFIGFDLDDVKVDGEFTSEALGIVRLLDSYTEVSSSGAGLHVIAEGDHSDDHKHRGNLSEAGHLEVYDDGQYFVLTGDVYDGSTSVESRPTVVGEVQGDYLPECQKFSFTSQQKPVSEQEFDGEETDATPEQVRRTIRACVKHSEWDVDQEVLRLWQGSDEGRPSASEADMAFVKQLYYWCKGDQQLMDECFRASGRMRQKWDEVHSSDGATYGEMTIRKVCRTNSDTFGGGYVEKV is encoded by the coding sequence ATGAGTCGCTTCGACTTCACCTTCCAGCAGGACAGCGAGGATAACACAGGTTGTGGTGACCGTTTCCCCAGTCGGCTGAAAGACCACGACCAGTGGCTCGTGACACAGGACAAGAAGCCGGTCGCTCCGTCGAAGGGGTGGCAGAAGTTGGTGAATCTGCTCACCTTCACCGAGGCGCGAGACAAGGCCGAGCAACTCGGTGGAGAGGTAGCCTTCGTCTTCACCGAGAGTGGTCCCTTCATCGGCTTCGACCTCGATGATGTGAAGGTAGACGGCGAGTTTACTAGCGAGGCACTCGGAATCGTGCGACTGCTCGACTCCTACACCGAGGTATCGAGTTCAGGGGCAGGGCTACACGTCATCGCAGAAGGTGACCACTCGGATGACCACAAGCATCGAGGCAACTTATCCGAGGCAGGACACCTCGAAGTGTACGACGATGGGCAGTACTTCGTCCTCACGGGAGACGTGTACGACGGCTCCACCTCGGTCGAGAGCAGGCCCACAGTCGTCGGAGAGGTGCAGGGCGACTATCTCCCCGAATGCCAGAAGTTCTCCTTCACGAGCCAGCAGAAGCCTGTGAGTGAACAGGAGTTCGACGGAGAGGAGACGGATGCGACTCCCGAGCAGGTACGGCGAACCATCCGAGCCTGCGTCAAGCACAGCGAGTGGGACGTCGACCAAGAGGTACTTCGACTGTGGCAAGGGAGCGATGAAGGGCGACCGTCTGCATCGGAGGCAGATATGGCCTTCGTGAAGCAACTCTACTACTGGTGCAAGGGTGACCAGCAGTTGATGGACGAGTGTTTCCGAGCCTCTGGGCGGATGCGACAGAAGTGGGATGAGGTACACTCTTCTGACGGAGCCACGTATGGGGAGATGACCATACGGAAGGTCTGCCGAACCAACAGCGACACCTTCGGAGGAGGGTACGTCGAGAAAGTGTAG
- a CDS encoding tyrosine-type recombinase/integrase, translated as MAELEPIAPAEAKEMFLAQRRDEVAEATLQGYHYRLKPFVKWCEQESITKLNELTARSLHEYRLWRKEDGDLKTITLKGQLSTLRVFVKFLESIDGVEQGLHDKMLIPSVEDEEAVSDSILEAERAEQVLNYLGKYEYASKRHALLTVLWHTGCRMGAAHSLDVSDFDAEEQALEIRHRPDTETNLKNKQSGERICALSEDVCEVLQDYVTVTRDDVTDDYGREPLFTTRYGRMHRSKIREMVYAVTRPCAYGQECPHGRDPNSCEAATYTHASKCPSSVSPHDVRRGAITHLLRNDVPKQVVSDRVNSSPETLEKHYSQLTEEEKMEQRREYLDSM; from the coding sequence ATGGCAGAACTCGAACCCATCGCTCCCGCAGAAGCGAAAGAGATGTTCCTCGCACAACGGCGTGACGAGGTTGCAGAAGCAACGCTACAGGGCTATCACTACCGTCTCAAGCCGTTCGTGAAGTGGTGCGAGCAGGAGAGCATCACGAAACTCAACGAACTCACGGCCCGCTCACTCCACGAGTACCGGCTCTGGCGCAAGGAGGACGGCGACCTGAAAACCATCACTCTCAAGGGACAACTCTCGACCCTGCGAGTGTTCGTGAAGTTCCTCGAATCCATCGACGGCGTCGAGCAGGGCTTGCACGACAAGATGCTCATTCCTTCGGTCGAAGACGAGGAAGCGGTCAGTGACAGCATCCTCGAAGCGGAGAGGGCAGAGCAAGTCCTCAACTACCTCGGGAAGTACGAGTACGCCTCGAAACGACACGCACTCCTCACCGTGCTGTGGCATACTGGTTGTCGGATGGGAGCCGCACACTCCCTCGATGTCTCTGACTTCGATGCAGAGGAGCAGGCACTCGAAATACGCCATCGGCCCGATACCGAAACCAACCTGAAGAACAAACAGTCGGGCGAGCGTATCTGTGCCCTCTCGGAAGACGTCTGCGAGGTGTTGCAGGACTACGTCACCGTGACTCGTGACGACGTGACCGACGACTACGGGCGAGAACCACTGTTCACGACTCGGTACGGTCGGATGCACCGGTCGAAGATTCGGGAGATGGTGTATGCCGTGACTCGTCCGTGTGCCTACGGTCAGGAGTGCCCGCACGGTCGTGACCCGAACTCCTGTGAGGCGGCTACCTACACCCACGCGAGCAAGTGTCCGTCCAGCGTGTCACCGCACGACGTTCGGAGGGGAGCCATCACCCACCTGCTACGAAACGACGTGCCCAAGCAGGTGGTGTCCGACCGTGTGAACTCCTCGCCTGAAACGCTCGAAAAGCACTACTCCCAACTGACCGAGGAGGAGAAGATGGAGCAACGGAGGGAGTACCTCGACTCGATGTGA
- a CDS encoding carboxymuconolactone decarboxylase family protein: protein MARIPYVDPDDFPAEKRDLLDTLSGEDVPDEDRRHSLEGGTLNVYRAIGQNPPLLDAFRTYAGRVWAESGLTPHEREVVILAASFHADCAYEWHQHVRVALDAGLDVDTVLAISREEHTHLADEHAALAAYVEQFVDGAVTDARYDRLATHYNDPTIVGVTALAGCYLGLARLLQALDVEPEQPFVGWDLEDL from the coding sequence ATGGCACGCATCCCGTACGTCGACCCCGACGACTTCCCGGCCGAGAAACGCGACCTCCTCGACACTCTCTCCGGCGAGGACGTCCCCGACGAGGACCGCCGCCACTCCCTCGAAGGCGGCACGCTCAACGTCTACCGCGCCATCGGCCAAAACCCTCCCCTCCTCGACGCCTTCCGAACCTACGCCGGCCGCGTCTGGGCGGAGAGCGGCCTCACCCCCCACGAACGCGAAGTCGTCATCCTCGCCGCCTCCTTCCACGCCGACTGCGCCTACGAATGGCACCAACACGTCCGCGTCGCCCTCGACGCCGGCCTCGACGTCGACACCGTCCTCGCCATCTCCCGCGAAGAACACACTCACCTCGCCGACGAACACGCCGCCCTCGCCGCCTACGTCGAACAGTTCGTCGACGGCGCTGTCACCGACGCCCGCTACGACCGCCTCGCCACCCACTACAACGACCCGACTATCGTCGGCGTCACCGCCCTCGCCGGCTGCTACCTCGGCCTCGCCCGCCTCCTCCAAGCCCTCGACGTCGAACCCGAACAACCGTTCGTCGGCTGGGACCTCGAAGACCTCTGA